The DNA window CGTTCCCCGTGAGATGTCGGCCAATGGTATGCGCGTCGATCGCAAAGCGCATGAAGGTCCCCCCAGTATAATTCAATGGCTTGGAAGTGCTTCTAGGCAAGAGTGTTACAGCTCCAGTTCCTTCAATTGGGCGCGAGCGGATTGCCAAGTGTAGTGTTCCTCATAAAGGAGACGCGCCGCTTGTGCGAGGTGGGAACCCAACTCTCTATCATCGAACAATTCGATCACGCTTTGACGGAAGGCCGTGGCCGAGTCCGAAATTCGAAGGTGTTGCCCGGGAATAGCCTCCAACCCTTCCGCCCCAAGAGTCGTGGAAACCACCGGAGTTCCTGCAGCCCAGGCTTCCAGAATTTTCAGCCGGGTGCCGGAGCCGGAGAGCAGCGGCACAATGGCCAGCCGGGACTTTGCGATTTCTTCGATCGCATCCGATACCGGTCCTACGAAGTCGATGCCGGCCGCGGATTGCCCAATTTGCTTGGCGTATTGAATTTCTTTGCCCACCAAGCGAAGAGTACAACCCGGATGAGCTTGGCGGATAGCGGGCCAGCAGGAGGCCAGGAACCATGCCAGGGCGCTTTGGTTTGGCTGGTAGGCAAAGTTCCCGCTAAAGACGATGGAATTCGATCCCGGCTGCTTGGGGCGCTCGTGCCAGGGGATTGTATTGGCAACCACGGCGCTGGCTTTTGCATTTTTGACGATTCTGCATCGATCGGCTTCCGAACTGGTGACAATCCAGTCGAAGCGAGGCAGCAACGACGCCTCCAGTGCCCGCGCGCAACGGGCAAAATGTCCGATGAGAGGGCGCTGCACGAGCGGGGAATCGGCTTTCATGGAATCAAAATAAGCCGATTCGACATTATGGAGGTCGAGCACCAGCTTGGCCGCATGAGGCTGGAGGGTGGAGACGTACTGGGCGGCCCAGAAATGTTCGATCCAGGCGAGATCGAAGTGCTGGCCCTGCAAAATTTTGGCGAGGTGGTGGTCAAAGCCCGCAAAGCGGTCCACCAGGGGAGGAACGCCGCGCAGTCCCCGCCCGAGGTTGCGCCGCAGCCGCGGCCAGAAGTCTTTGGTGTGATGCGGCAGGTCAATGGTATGTGCGGCGTGCAACATCCCTGCCGGGTATTGCCCGGCCGGGTCGGGATCTCCTATGAGGCGGAAGTGGATCGCGTGCAGTTCGAATTCGCTGGCAAGGAATTCGAGGATCGAAGCACTGCGGAGTGGCCCTCCTCCGATCACTGGATAGGGGGCCTCGGGGAGGACGGCGAGCGCCCGGCGCTTAGCCGGCACAACGCTCATAAAGTTGCCGGAAGGCGGCGGCGGTGCGCTGCCAGGAGAAGTGTTGGGCCTGCTCGAGGCTTCGGGCTTGCCGCTGGGGATCGGGATGAGTCCAGAGCTCGCTCATTGTGTCTGCCCAGGCCTCGGGAGATTCGGGGTGGGCGTAAAGCGCCGCGTCACCGCCCACTTCCCGCAGCACCGGAATGTCGGATGCCACGACAATCGCCCCGCATTGCATTGCTTCCACAACGGGAAGACCAAAGCCTTCATAGCGCGACGGATACAACACTGCAGTTGCATTGCGATAGAGGGCAGGGAGCAAGCCTTCTTCCTGCTTGCCAATCCAGGTGATGCCTTCGCCTTGCGGCACGGCGTAGCCGTCTCGCGCCTGTCCTGCCAGCACCAACTTGCAGTGCAGGCCTCGAGCCTGCAAAATCGCCATTGCTTTCACCAGGACTCCGAGATTCTTGCGATCCTCGAGAGTTCCGAGACAAAGGAAATAAGGTCCCCCCTCATCCTGGGTGCCTGCTTCGAAATGAGCGGCGGCGGCCAGGGGAATCGTCACCACCCGGTCTGCCGGAAAGCGAAAGCGCTCGATCAGCTCTTCGCGAACCGCCTCCGAAGGGGTATGGACAAAGTCTGGAATGCGCAAGCGCAGCAGCATCGCGCAACGCGACTGCACCCTTGCGCTTGCCGCTCCTGGCTCCCGCCAGGGCGACAGGTCGTGAACTGTCATCACACAAGGCCGCTGCTTCACATAGGGGACCGCAAAATCAGTGCCGTGAAAAAGGTCTGCCTCGACGCGAGCCATCGCACGGTTCAAGCCAAACATCCACCAGCGCTTCTCGATTCCTTTCGGGAGCGGCGCAAATTGATCGGAGAGCGGGGTGAAATTGTCTGTGGGGAACTCTGCGCGCAAGGCGAGCAGCAACTGGTCTGTAAAGCGTCGGATGCCGCCGAGCGGCCCCATGAGCGGTGTTCCATCGAGAGCCACGCGCATCGTTTCAGGCATTCCCCGCTTCGCGCATGCCCTCGTTCACCTGGACGCGCATCAGGACAATCAGACCGCCGATAAAGAACAGAATCAGCGAGAGAATCGCGACGCGATAGTTGCCGGTCCACTGCAGGGCGAGGCCGAAGACGAGAGGGCTAATCCAACTGGTGCCTTTGTCGGAGATCTCATAGAGCGAGAAATACTCCGCTTCGCGCCCTTTCGGGATCAATTGTGAAAAGAGCGAACGGCTCAAAGCCTGGCTGCCGCCCATCACGATTCCGATGATGAAGGCGAGGATGAAGAACTCCCGCTCGGTCTTCACCGAGAGCCAGATGTAGAACAGCGTGAGGGTCCAGATCACCAGGCTGACGGCAATGCTGCGCTTGGCTCCCAGCCATTTCGATAAATAGTTGAAGCCCATCGCCCCAAAGAACGCGACAAACTGCACCATCAGAATCGCTTGTGTCAGGGAAGCCATCGACATCTGCAATTGGTCGCTGCCGAATTGGCTGGCCAGCGCGATCACGGTCTGGATGCCGTCGTTATAGAGCAGAAAGGCGATCAGGAACAGCAGGGCTTGCCGGTAACCGGTAATCTCGCGCAAGAGCTTCTTCACCTGGCGCAGTCCAACGCCCAGATAGTTTTCGCCGGGGGGCAGTGTATGGCCGATGTTGCGGTTCTTCAGCCCGAGCAGGGCAGGTACGGTAAAGATGCCCCACCAGAGGCCCGCCGAGCAGAGGCTGATGCGAACGGCCATGCCTTCAGATATGCCGAAATCCTTCGCGTTGCCAAACAGATAGAGATTGAGCGCCAGCAGCAGGCCGCCGCCGAGATACCCAATTCCCCAGCCCTTGGACGACACCGAGTCGCGCTCGTCTGGCGCGGCAATTTCGGGCAGGAAGGAGTTGTAGATCACGATGGAAGCGCCAAAGGCCAGGTTGGACAGCAGAAACAAGGCTGCGCCGAAGAGATAGTTGTCGCCTTCGAGAAAGAACATCAGCGCCGTTGCCGTGGCGCCTGCAATGGCGAGCGCGCCTAGCATTTCGCGCTTCCTGCTGCCATAGTCGGCCAGCGCTCCAACCAAGGGCAAGAATAGAACTTGCAGTACGACGGAGAGGGCGATCAGATAGCTCCAGAGGGCGCGGGGGTCCACAGAGATCCCAAACGGATGAATGTCCCCATCCGGACCCGCCGCTGCCTTGGCCAGCGAGGTGAGATAAGGACCCAGGAAGAGAGTGACGACCGTCGAAGAAAAGGCGGAATTTCCAAAGTCGTAGCTATACCAGGCTCGTTGTTCCCAGACGCCGGCAGGTTTTGAAATCGCAGCGATATTCAACAAAAAGTTCCTAACCTTTTTCGAATCTGGAGCATCACTCCATGTATGAAATTTCTAGTATCGCTTTTCTTAGGAGGGCTTCTCGCTATGTCCGCCGCCGATTCCGCCTATGACTTCACGATGAACTCGATCACGGGTCAGCCTGTAGCGCTGAAGCAGTTCGAGGGCAAGCCCGTTCTTTTTGTGAATGTGGCCAGCAAGTGTGGCTACACGCCCCAATATGAAGGGCTGGAAGCGCTCTATCGCAAATACAAGGCGAAGGGCTTCACAATTGTCGGGATTCCGGCCAATAACTTCGGCTCGCAGGAGCCCGGTACGAATGAGGAGATCGCCACCTTCTGCAAGCGTACCTACGATGTCACCTTCCCGATTCTGTCCAAGGTAGATGTCGTGGGGCCAAACATCACCCCGCTGTATCAGTACCTGACCCAGACTGGCGGCGACGTCAAGTGGAACTTCACGAAGTTTCTGGTGGGCAAGGACGGTAAAGTGATCGCTCGTTACGAATCGAAAGTCAAACCGGACGATGCGGCCTTGGTTGCGGCGATCGAAGCCGCGATCAAATAAGCTATCGCGGGCGGATGCGCAGAACCTCGTCCGCCCGCACTTCCTGATACGGAAGCAGCACCGGTTCACCGTTGTACCAGCTCTCCCAATAATCCTTACTATGCTTGGCGAAAACATGGCCGCTTTCGCCGAGTGTCAGCGTGAAATAGCTCTTCTCCCAATTCGAGGGATCGGCAATGAAACGGAACGCCGGACCCACTCGCGGGCTCACCTGCTTCACGGTGAGTGCGGAGCCGCTCAAGGCCGCCGGCCCTGCTTGCACGTAGCTATCGACAAGCGGTAGTTTGAGCGCACGAATCACGTCTGCCATCGGCATCCATGGCTTGCTGACAAATTTCCCCACCGTCACCGCCTCCGCCAACACCTGATTCGGAATGTAGATGCGATTGTAACGGCCATAATCCCAGAATTTCGGATTCTTCCCTTGTTGCTTCACCCCAATCTCGAGCGCGTCGAGCAATGCCTGGATGAGCAACTGGTCGTAGTCGGCGAACCAATCTTTGGGGCGGCTGCGCAGCAGATCTTCCACCACCGACGGCGCAAAATGAGACGGCGTGCCCGGCGCCCGCGGTGAGGCCCGGTGCAACACCGCGGTTTTGAGTTGCTCGTAGGCGAGAGTGGCCAGGAGCGGGGCGGCCATGCCAATTTCCATCTGCCCGTTCCAGGATTCCAACACCTCCAGCGCCGCGCTAAACTCCTCCCGGGACGACTTGCGCTTGCGGCCTGCTTTCACCAACTCCTGGGCCAGGTAATGATGGAAGGCGGAGTAGACGTCCTTTTGGATGCTGGCCATTTCGACAGGAAGCCATTGCGCTTTCTCACCGAGCCGGTTCACGATCTGGCGCTGCCGGTAAGGCGGCGTAAAGATGCCGGCCACCGGATACTTATAGTCCTTGGGAAAAGGGTTCTGATTGGAACTCACCAGATAGCCGCTCTTCGGATTGAAGGCTGTCGGCAGTTCCTCAAAGGGAATGAAGCCGAGCCATTCGTGGTCCGGGTTACGCGCATCGAGAGGCAACCCGCTCTCTGCCGTCTTTCGAATCGGAAATCGGCCTGCTGCCTGGTAGCCAATATTTCCGGCCTGATCGGCATAGAGGAAGTTATGATTCGGCCCCGGAAAGCGCGAGAGTGCCTTGCGGAATTGCGTCCAATCCTGCGCTCGATTGATATCTAGGAAGGCAAAAGAAAACTTGCCGTCAAAGGGCGTCCACTGCAGCGCATACTTGATTCCGTTGCGTTCGACGATCGGCCCATGCGGCGTGATCTGATTATTGAACTCGACGACGCCACCGCCCTTGATGCGGATGGTTTCCTTCTCGATGCCCACCAGCCGCGATTCATTGATGTACAGATCCTGGACATCGAACTGCAGCGTGGTCATCGACCAGGCGATCTTCTGGTTGTGGCCAATGATCACCCCGGGAGAGCCGGGGATGGAGCCGCCAATGACATCGAGATCGCCAGCCTTCAGATGGTTGATGTAGAAGGTGCTGGGCCAGCTCTGTTGCAAGTGCGGGTCGCCGGCAAGGATCGGCTTACCGGTGCTGCTGCGCGTGCCACTGATGGCCCAGGCATTGGAGCCCATCATGATTTCCGCCCCGTTGCGGGTGGGGAAGAGCATCTTCACCTTGGCTGGGTCGCCTCCTTGCGCGAGCATCAGGAACTGGTCGGCTTCGGTGGTCCAACTCGTGGAGAGCTGGCGGTGCATGTGAAGGCCAAGCAGCAGCGAATCGTTGATGCTCCATTGGCGGGGAGTATAGTTCAGCGCGCGGATCTCCAGAGGCAGCGTATCGAGGTGCGTGTTTAACCAATCGTTGACGCCGCGGGCATAGGCGGCCAGCCACTTGCGATCCTCCGGCTCCATCTGGGCCTGCATGGATTCGGCAAGCCGGCGCAGACGCATGCGGCGCGAATCGATATCGCTTTCGAGCGCAGCTTGCCCCACGATTTCTGCCATCTCTCCAGCGGCAATTCGCCGGGTGGCATCCATCTGCCAGAAACGATCCTGGGCATGTACATATCCCTGCAAATACAGCGCATCTTCGATGCTGGCCGCCTGGATGTGAGGGATGCCCCGATCGTCACGAGTCACCGTGGCCGGCTTGCTCAGGTCGAGGGCCAACTCGCCCGCGGTTTGTGGCATGCTGAGCCAGATGTACTTGTAGAACAAGCCCAACGCAGCAATCAAAGCGATTGCAGCAATAGCGTTGGTATATTTGAAAACGCGTCGCACCTAATCGAATTCTAATGGAAGCCAACAGTAATATCGGGTTGCGGCTCTTGCTGCTTGCCGCCCTCACCGCGATTAACGGCTTCTTTGCCGCCTCTGAAATCGCACTTCTGAGCGCGCGCCGGCCCCGCCTGAAGCAACTGGCAGCTGACGGAAACCTGGGCGCTATCGCTGCCTTAAAGCTGCTGGCGAACATGGAACGCCTGCTCAGCGTTGTCCAGGTTGGGATCGGAATCACAAGCCTGGCCATGGGTGTGGCTGGCGAAGAGGCCATCAACCACTGGCTCAAGTTGCAACTGGTCCCGCTGGCGCCTGCCGGTTACGCCAAGGTGGTTGAGATCTTCTGCCTGATGGTTAGTTTTGTTTGTCTGACGCTGCTGCTGGTGGTGGTGGGCGAAGTGGTGCCGAAGAATCTGGGCATCATTGCCTCGGAACGTGTGAGCCTGTTGGGCGCGCCGGTGCTGCTCTTGGTGAACCGGGCTCTGTCGCCACTGGTCTTCCTGGTTGAGAGTCTGGCCAATTTCTTTTCGCGCATTCTGGGCTTGCCTCGTGGCACGGCGCATGGAGTCCATTCGCCGGAAGAGATCCGGCACATTGTCGAATCGAGCAAGGAGCACTCGACGGTGACACCGTTTGAGGCGCACGCAATCGACCGCCTGCTGGAACTGCGCGAACTGGTGGCTCGCGAAGTGATGACGCCGCGCAACAGCCTGATCTGTCTGCCGATCAACGCCTCGCTCGACAATCTGTTGAAGGTGATGAGCGATCACCACTTCTCGCGCGTTCCCGTGTACAAGGACAATCCGGACAACATCATGGGGATCGTGCATTTTCGAGACCTGCTGGTGGTTTGGCAGGAGCGCAGGCTCTCGACGGAGCGGCGGCGGCCTGTCCGTCCTTTTCGGCTCGAAAACTATATCCGCAAGCTTCCGGTGATTCCGGAAACAAAATCACTCAGCGATCTGATCGATGAGTTCCGGCAGAATCGCGCGCATATGTCGCTTGTGGTCAATGAGTTCGGCGCCGTCAGCGGCGTACTGACGCTTGAAGACGTCTTCGAGCAGGTCTTTGGCGAAATCAATGACGAGCATGATCTGGTGGTGGCCGAAGTGGAAACCGAAGCCGATGACCTCGAACTCGATGGCTCAACGACCGCTCGCGATCTCGAGCTGAAATTCGGAATCGAATTGCCAAACGACGCTGGTTTTGAGACGCTGGCCGGATTCATCCTCTTCCGGCTCGGTTTTATTCCGAAGTCCGGCGAAGTGGTGGAAGAGGGCGACCGCCGCTATACGGTCGTCGAGATGGAACGCAATCGGATTGGCCGCGTGCGCGTCGAGCGCATCCGCCATACCGATCCGGTTTAGGGCCGGATCGGCCGGATCTTGATGTCGCGGAACGCGACCACCCCATCGTGAATCTGCAGCGCCAGCGGCGAACTCCGTTGGGCCTGCTGGCGGAGCAGGAGCTTGCTGGCGCGCTGGCTTTGGGCAAAAGCCGCCTCGGCGGCGGGTGTATCGAGATCGATATTGACTACTTTTTCTCCGTCGAGCCAGTGTTCGATATGCAGACCGGACGCGATGATCCTCGAGTGGTGCCAACGATCTGGCGCTGCTGGTTTCGACCTCTGGGGCGCCACGTAATCGTAGAGAGCCCCTGTCGAATGCCGGAGATTCGAGAGTGAATCGGGGTTCGCCAGATCGTCGGTGATCTGATACTCGAGTCCCGTCGGTTCGATGCGAGTCTTCTCGGTCATGCTCTGGATGCGGTATTTGATGCCGGAGTTTGCCTTTGCCTCGGCGCGCCAGGAGAAGGCCAACTCAAAATCGGTAAAAGAGCTTTCTGTGAGCAAGTAGACTTCGGCGCCATGGCCCGGAGTGGTCACCAGTGCCTGGTCAGCAACCGCCCAGGAGGGTGTCGGGGCAGGCGTCTTTCCAGACCAGCGCCAGCCGGCGAGGGAATGGCCATCAAAGAGCAATTGCCAGCCTGCTTTGCGTTCCGCTGGAGAGAGCGTATTGGGTTGGGCAAAGGCCACGGAGCAGGCGAGCAGAAAAAGCACGGGACGCATGGAGGTAGGGTATCAAGGGCCCTCGCCGCGATGACGCAATTGCTGTAATCTTTTGTGCTGCCGTCCGTATCTCGATTGCTATGCAATGCCTGATGCCTGTGGCGATCGCCCTCTCTCTGACCCTTCTGCGCCTGGACGCTCAAACGCCGGCCGCTGTCACCAAAATGGTTGCCGTGGACGGGCACCGGCTCAAGGTTCGGATCGCTGGCGCTGCGCAGGGCTTCCTGCCCACGGTCGTCTTTGAAAGTGGAATCGGCACGCCTCTTGAACGATGGGGCGCCATTCAAGCGGAGATTGCAAAGCAAACCGCAACCTTCTCCTATGACCGGGCGGGGATTGGCGGATCTGAGCCAGGCACCGAGGCGCCTACTTTCCCGCATATCGTCAGTGAGTTGCATTCGCTTTTGCAGGCAAGCGGCATGAAACCGCCTTACTTGCTGGTGGGACATTCGCTCGGTGGGCCGATCAGCCGCTTGTTCGTCGCCACTTATCCCAATGAGGTTGCGGGGCTGGTGTATGTCGATCCGGGCGACTTCTCCGGCGCTGCGGAAAAGCCCGGGCAGGAGGGGAGCGACATGGTGAACCGCCTGCGAGACCAATCCTATGCCAACCGGAGCGCGAGCGAACAGGCCGAGTATCGTGAGGCGCGAAAGGCGGAGCGCAGCGGCTTCGCTTTGTTCCGGCAGCTCCCGCCGATGCCTGATCTTCCGCTTGTGGTGCTCTTGGGGGCCATCGCTCTGCCTGGACCATCCGGAATGGACTGGAAGTCCTTCGCCGCAGAACGCCTGCGCCAGGCCGTCGAGCACGCGCACCAGTGGACGAGCGAAGTCTCAGAAGGCTGGCTGGTGGTGACGCCCAACAGTAGTCACTACATCCAGGACACGGAACCGGAGCTTGTGGTGTGGGGGATTCGGAAGGCTCTCTTCCCGGAGATTGGGCGGCGTCTGGCTCGCATCCCGCACGATCAAGGCGCCAAAGGAATCCTGGCTCTGTATCGCCAGCTCCGTGCCAGCTATCCCGCCGCAGCCTTTAAGCCGAACCAGCTCAATAGCATTGCCTATCGCTTCCTGCGTGCCGGAAAGGTCGAGGCTGCGATCCAGCTCTTTCAGCGCAACGTGTCAGAGTTCCCCAGCGATTGGAATGTCTACGACAGTCTTGGGGAGGCATATCTGGCTGCCGGCCAGCGAAAGCTGGCAATCGAGAATTATGAGAAGTCCGTGCAACTGAATCCCGGCAATGGGAATGGAAAGAAGATGCTCGAAGAGCTGCAGAAGTAGGTGCTTACTTGCGTCCCGGCATGACAATCTTCTGGCCAAGCAGTTTGCTCAAGTCCGCCTCAAGCGGCGCGACGGCCCGGTTGAAGATCATCTTGTAGGACTCGCAGAAGTAGTCGAGATCGGAGAAATTCCCATTGGGCCCGTGGCGGAACTTCGGACATCCGCCGTGGCAGATCTCCTTGTAGTCGCAAACCTGGCATTCCGGGTGCTGGATCGACTTCTTCTCCGCAAAGCTCTGACGGCGATTGCGGCGGGCAATCTTTGCCCAGGAATCCTCGTGGATGTTGCCCAGCTTCCAGCCGCCTTCGACAAAGAAGTCGCAGGGGAAAACATCGCCGTTGTATTCGACAACGCAATAGCTGTCGCAACTGTCGTGCATGGTGCAGTTGCCTGGCTTCTGTCCGGCAATTGCTTCGGCAATATTGTCGAAGAAGCGAATCCGCATCTTGCGCCGGTCGGGCCACCACATCTCGAAGGTCTCCACCAGGAACTGGCCGTACTCCCGCGCGCTCACCGTATAGGGCAGGCCCTTGCCGCCACCGGCAAACTCGGCGAGCGGAATGTACTGCACATTATCGACGCCCAGGCTCTTGTAGTATTTGTACAGCTCGCGGGCGCGCCCGACATTCGCCTGGCTGACGACGCAGAGGATGTTGAAGTCCACGCCTTCGCGCTGCAGAGCCTCCAGGCCCCGTAGAACCCAGCTATGGGTGCCATGGCCCTCTTTGTTGTAGCGGTACTTGTCGTTGACCCCTTCCGGTCCATCGAGCGAGAGCCCGATCAACCAGTTGTACTGCTTGAAAAACTGCGCCCAGTTCTTGTCGAGCAACACGCCGTTGGTTTGCAGCGCATTCGATACGTTTTGTCCGTTGCGGCCCGAGCGTTGCTGGAATTCGACAAGCTTTTCGAAGAAGGGAAGCCCGGCCAGGGTCGGCTCCCCACCCTGGAAGGCAAAGGTTGAGTTCGGGTAGGAATAGAAGAGAAAACTATCAACCAGCCGCTGGAGCGTATCCTCCGACATCCGCCGCTTGGGAAGCTCGGCGTAGGGGTCGAGATCGCGATCGAGATAGAAGCAATAGCTGCAATCGAGATTGCAAAGGGCCGAGGCCGGCTTGATCAGAATCGAGGAGATGCGTGGCGCCGGACCCTGCCGCTCCGCATGGAGGGGAATGTCAGGCCCGGAGGCCTGGCCGAGGATATGAAACTGCTCACCGTCCATCTGATACGAGTCTATCAATCGGCATTCCGGCAATCGCCAATTCCAGCAGCCAATGCACTTCTGTTAGCATCCAAAAGAAGGTGAGGAGAACTGCCATGGGCGCCATTCAAATTGGATTGACTGACGATCAGCGAGCGGGCTCAGCGGGATTGCTGAAAGCCGCGCTGGCCGACGTGTATGTGTTGTACACCAAGACTCGCAAGTACCACTGGAATGTAGAGGGTACGGACTTTCATGACCTTCATAAATTCTTCGAGTCGCAGTATGAAGAATTGGATACTGCCATTGACGAGATTGCCGAACGCATCCGTGCTCTCGGTGTCTACAGTACCGGAAGCTTCAAGGAATTTCTCGAAGATGCCCGGATCAAGGAAGATTCCAATGGGCAGATCAGCGCCATGCAGATGATCGAGAATCTGTTGAACGATCAGGAAGCCATCATTCGCGATCTTCGCATTGACATCAAGCGCGCATCGTCGGAATTCGATGACGATGGGAACGCCGATTTTCTGACCGGCTTGTTGAAGAGCCACGAGAAGATGGCCTGGATGCTGCGCTCGATGTTGCGCTAGGGAAGTACGTTTGGTGGGCCGCTGGCAGAACGCCGGCGGCTCAAACCAAAGTATTCATAGGCACGGTCGGTTGCAATCCGGCCACGAGGGGTGCGGTCGACAAAACCCTGCTGGATGAGATAGGGCTCATAGACGTCCTCAATGGTTCCTGCCTCTTCGTCAATTGCGCTCGATAGCGTGCTGAGGCCCACCGGACCGCCATCGAACTTCACGAGAATCGCATCCATGATGCGGCGATCCACTTCGTCCAGCCCGAGCGGATCCACTTCGAGCAGTTCCAGCGCATCGATAGCAATCTGCTTCGACATCTCGCCCGAGGCCTTCACCTGTGCATAGTCCCGGACGCGGCGCAGCAGCCGGTTGGCGATGCGGGGCGTGCCCCGGCTCCGGCGAGCAATCTCGGTCGAGGCGAGTTCGTCCATTTTCAAATCGAGAATTTTTGCCGAGCGGCGTACAATGCCTGCCAGCTCATCTGGTTGGTAGACATCCAGCCGTAGCATGAGCCCAAAACGTCCGCGCAGCGGGGCGCTGATGTTGCCCAGGCGCGTGGTGGCTCCCACTGCAGTGAACTTCGGCACTGGAAGAGAGTGCGTACGCGCTCCGGGGCCGGTGCCGACGAGAATATCGACCCGGAAGTCTTCGAGCGCCGAATAAAGCATTTCTTCCACATCGGGCGCCAGCCGGTGAATTTCATCGATGAAAAAGACCTGCTTGGCGCGGATGTTGCTCAGCAGGCCGGTGAGGTCGAGTTTCTTCTGCAGTACTGGTGCAGAGGTTTGCTCAAAAGAAGAACCCAGCTCATTGGCGATCAGGGTTGCGATGGTGGTTTTGCCCAGGCCCGGAGGGCCGTAGAGCAGCACATGGTCCATCGCCTCGCCGCGCATTTTGGCCGCTTCGATGGCGATCTTCAGATTCTCTTTCAGCTTTGGCTGGCCCGTGAAATCAGCAAGACTGCGCGGACGCAAAGAGGCCTCAAAGAGACGCTCCTCGTCATTGGCCTGGGCGTCCGCTATGCCGCGTTCGATCATTCCACCTCAGCTTAACGTACGAGCTCTAAACTCTTGCGGAAGAGCGCCTCAAAGTCTCCGCTATTCACCATTCCCTTCGCTTTGGCGACGGCCTGTTCGGCGGCTGCGGCGGGCGAGCCGAGATTGATCAGCGCCGACAGGACATCGGCTTCGAGTGCCGAGAAGTGTTCTGCCGTCGTCCCGGGTAGCCGGGTGGGGGCGCCGAGCGGCAGGTCATCCAGCTTATCTTTCAGCTCGAGGATGATGCGTTCTGCGGTCTTTTTGCCGATCCCCGGAACCCGCGTTAGCCCCACAATGTCCCCGCCACGGATGCAGGACACCAGATTTTCGACGGCAATCCCGCTTAGTACCTTCACGCCCAGCGCCGGCCCGATGCCGCTCACCGAGATCAGCCGTTCGAAGGCACGCTTCTCAATGGCGGTGAGAAAGCCAAATAACGCAATGGAATCTTCGCTCACTTTCGTGTAGATGCGGAGATTCACTTCCTGGCCGGCTGCTGGCAAGCCCGCATAGCTGCTAATCGGGACCTCCACCTTGTAGCCGACCCCGCCCGCCATCACGATGACCGTGCCGCCTGCTTTTTCCAGCACCGTTCCCCTGAGATACGCAATCATAAAGACACCATAGCGTATGGCACGGCGACTCTTTTTTGTTCCTCAGGTGCACAGTGGCCAGGCAGAACTTCGTGGCGACGAGGCAAAACACCTTTCGCGAGTTCTTCGCGTGGAAGTTGGGCAAGTTTTCGAGATTTCCGACAACCAGCAGAAGTATCTGGCCAAGGTTGCCGATGCGCACAAAGAACTGGTTCGTTTTGAGATTTTAGAAAAACTTTCGGCACACCGGGAGCTTCCGGTCATTCATCTTTACGCCGCGATTATCA is part of the Bryobacter aggregatus MPL3 genome and encodes:
- a CDS encoding glutathione peroxidase, which translates into the protein MSAADSAYDFTMNSITGQPVALKQFEGKPVLFVNVASKCGYTPQYEGLEALYRKYKAKGFTIVGIPANNFGSQEPGTNEEIATFCKRTYDVTFPILSKVDVVGPNITPLYQYLTQTGGDVKWNFTKFLVGKDGKVIARYESKVKPDDAALVAAIEAAIK
- a CDS encoding glycosyltransferase family 4 protein, with the protein product MPETMRVALDGTPLMGPLGGIRRFTDQLLLALRAEFPTDNFTPLSDQFAPLPKGIEKRWWMFGLNRAMARVEADLFHGTDFAVPYVKQRPCVMTVHDLSPWREPGAASARVQSRCAMLLRLRIPDFVHTPSEAVREELIERFRFPADRVVTIPLAAAAHFEAGTQDEGGPYFLCLGTLEDRKNLGVLVKAMAILQARGLHCKLVLAGQARDGYAVPQGEGITWIGKQEEGLLPALYRNATAVLYPSRYEGFGLPVVEAMQCGAIVVASDIPVLREVGGDAALYAHPESPEAWADTMSELWTHPDPQRQARSLEQAQHFSWQRTAAAFRQLYERCAG
- a CDS encoding glycosyltransferase family 4 protein — encoded protein: MSVVPAKRRALAVLPEAPYPVIGGGPLRSASILEFLASEFELHAIHFRLIGDPDPAGQYPAGMLHAAHTIDLPHHTKDFWPRLRRNLGRGLRGVPPLVDRFAGFDHHLAKILQGQHFDLAWIEHFWAAQYVSTLQPHAAKLVLDLHNVESAYFDSMKADSPLVQRPLIGHFARCARALEASLLPRFDWIVTSSEADRCRIVKNAKASAVVANTIPWHERPKQPGSNSIVFSGNFAYQPNQSALAWFLASCWPAIRQAHPGCTLRLVGKEIQYAKQIGQSAAGIDFVGPVSDAIEEIAKSRLAIVPLLSGSGTRLKILEAWAAGTPVVSTTLGAEGLEAIPGQHLRISDSATAFRQSVIELFDDRELGSHLAQAARLLYEEHYTWQSARAQLKELEL
- a CDS encoding MFS transporter; protein product: MLNIAAISKPAGVWEQRAWYSYDFGNSAFSSTVVTLFLGPYLTSLAKAAAGPDGDIHPFGISVDPRALWSYLIALSVVLQVLFLPLVGALADYGSRKREMLGALAIAGATATALMFFLEGDNYLFGAALFLLSNLAFGASIVIYNSFLPEIAAPDERDSVSSKGWGIGYLGGGLLLALNLYLFGNAKDFGISEGMAVRISLCSAGLWWGIFTVPALLGLKNRNIGHTLPPGENYLGVGLRQVKKLLREITGYRQALLFLIAFLLYNDGIQTVIALASQFGSDQLQMSMASLTQAILMVQFVAFFGAMGFNYLSKWLGAKRSIAVSLVIWTLTLFYIWLSVKTEREFFILAFIIGIVMGGSQALSRSLFSQLIPKGREAEYFSLYEISDKGTSWISPLVFGLALQWTGNYRVAILSLILFFIGGLIVLMRVQVNEGMREAGNA
- a CDS encoding penicillin acylase family protein, with product MRRVFKYTNAIAAIALIAALGLFYKYIWLSMPQTAGELALDLSKPATVTRDDRGIPHIQAASIEDALYLQGYVHAQDRFWQMDATRRIAAGEMAEIVGQAALESDIDSRRMRLRRLAESMQAQMEPEDRKWLAAYARGVNDWLNTHLDTLPLEIRALNYTPRQWSINDSLLLGLHMHRQLSTSWTTEADQFLMLAQGGDPAKVKMLFPTRNGAEIMMGSNAWAISGTRSSTGKPILAGDPHLQQSWPSTFYINHLKAGDLDVIGGSIPGSPGVIIGHNQKIAWSMTTLQFDVQDLYINESRLVGIEKETIRIKGGGVVEFNNQITPHGPIVERNGIKYALQWTPFDGKFSFAFLDINRAQDWTQFRKALSRFPGPNHNFLYADQAGNIGYQAAGRFPIRKTAESGLPLDARNPDHEWLGFIPFEELPTAFNPKSGYLVSSNQNPFPKDYKYPVAGIFTPPYRQRQIVNRLGEKAQWLPVEMASIQKDVYSAFHHYLAQELVKAGRKRKSSREEFSAALEVLESWNGQMEIGMAAPLLATLAYEQLKTAVLHRASPRAPGTPSHFAPSVVEDLLRSRPKDWFADYDQLLIQALLDALEIGVKQQGKNPKFWDYGRYNRIYIPNQVLAEAVTVGKFVSKPWMPMADVIRALKLPLVDSYVQAGPAALSGSALTVKQVSPRVGPAFRFIADPSNWEKSYFTLTLGESGHVFAKHSKDYWESWYNGEPVLLPYQEVRADEVLRIRPR